One region of Candidatus Saccharibacteria bacterium genomic DNA includes:
- a CDS encoding DMT family transporter — protein sequence MNKFAHAGAFAVIVAALLWSVDGLLRRNLYSLPPSVVVFYEHVLGVILLAPFLWSTRSKFRGLTRKQWWAMGLVALLSGALGTILYTAALGQVNFINFSVVVLLQQLNPIFAIATAAMLLREKLSAKFLSLAAVALIGAYLVSFPDLTVNLDTGKGTLIAALYAAGAAAAWGIGTAFSKYALKGTSYPHVTAARFGLTAVISLFFVLGSGSAAAVSQITQPQFFYLLAITFSTGLVALLIYYYGLQRVTASRAAVLELAWPLSAVLIGWAFLQQGLTLTQGVGAVILLICTYTLSMKNTVLEDSHSL from the coding sequence ATGAATAAATTTGCCCATGCGGGGGCTTTCGCTGTGATAGTTGCAGCATTGCTTTGGAGCGTAGACGGTCTGCTACGGCGTAATTTATATAGCTTGCCACCTTCAGTCGTTGTGTTTTATGAACACGTGCTGGGAGTAATACTTCTGGCGCCGTTTCTGTGGTCTACGCGCTCAAAATTCCGTGGTCTAACCCGTAAGCAATGGTGGGCTATGGGACTGGTTGCGCTCCTGTCTGGCGCACTCGGCACCATTTTGTACACCGCGGCACTTGGGCAGGTAAACTTTATAAACTTCTCGGTAGTTGTGCTGTTGCAACAATTAAACCCAATTTTTGCGATTGCTACCGCAGCGATGTTACTGCGCGAAAAACTAAGCGCGAAGTTTCTTAGCTTGGCCGCAGTCGCACTTATTGGCGCCTACCTAGTCAGCTTCCCGGACCTCACAGTTAATCTTGATACAGGCAAGGGAACCCTCATCGCCGCACTTTATGCAGCTGGCGCAGCTGCTGCATGGGGCATTGGCACCGCGTTTTCAAAATACGCGCTGAAGGGCACTTCATACCCGCACGTTACAGCTGCACGATTTGGTTTGACGGCAGTGATTTCGCTCTTTTTTGTACTCGGCTCTGGCTCAGCCGCAGCCGTTTCGCAAATCACTCAGCCACAGTTTTTCTACCTGCTCGCCATCACCTTTAGCACTGGCCTAGTGGCGTTACTCATTTACTACTACGGCCTCCAGCGCGTTACCGCCAGTCGCGCTGCTGTACTTGAACTAGCCTGGCCACTCAGCGCCGTCCTCATTGGCTGGGCGTTCCTACAACAGGGCCTGACACTCACGCAGGGAGTTGGTGCGGTTATTTTGCTAATATGCACATACACACTGTCGATGAAAAATACGGTTCTGGAAGATAGTCATAGTTTGTAA
- the pyrF gene encoding orotidine-5'-phosphate decarboxylase, producing MKFIDKLQASVVRNDSLVCVGLDSDAAKLPKGVDQLSFNKAIIDATHDLVAAYKPNTAFYEARGAEGITVLKETCEYIHQKAPSVIIILDAKRADIGNTNAGYLQFAYDYLGADSITLHPYLGHEALEPFLARADKGAIVLCRTSNPGAGEFQDQYLDGHKLFEHVACMVAKDWNGNDNCMLVVGATYPDEARAIREAVGDNMWFLVPGVGAQGGDVQKTMEAAQNSRGSGLLINSSRGIIFASSGVDYAEAARQATITLRSEVNSYRKGK from the coding sequence GTGAAGTTTATAGATAAGTTGCAGGCATCTGTGGTACGTAACGATTCGCTTGTGTGCGTTGGGTTAGATAGTGACGCTGCAAAACTGCCGAAGGGAGTTGACCAGCTGAGTTTCAATAAAGCCATCATTGATGCGACACATGACTTGGTAGCGGCGTATAAACCAAACACGGCATTTTATGAGGCGCGTGGCGCTGAAGGTATCACAGTTTTAAAAGAAACCTGTGAATATATACACCAGAAAGCACCTAGTGTAATCATCATCCTTGATGCCAAGCGCGCAGACATTGGCAATACCAATGCTGGCTATCTGCAGTTTGCGTATGACTATTTAGGGGCCGATAGTATAACCCTCCACCCTTACCTTGGTCATGAAGCTCTAGAACCTTTTCTTGCGCGGGCTGACAAGGGGGCGATTGTTCTCTGCCGAACTTCGAACCCCGGAGCTGGGGAATTTCAGGATCAATATCTCGATGGTCATAAACTGTTTGAGCATGTCGCGTGCATGGTTGCTAAAGACTGGAATGGCAATGACAACTGCATGCTGGTGGTTGGGGCAACCTATCCAGACGAAGCCAGAGCTATCCGTGAGGCAGTGGGTGATAACATGTGGTTTCTTGTTCCTGGTGTCGGTGCGCAAGGTGGCGATGTCCAAAAAACCATGGAGGCCGCGCAAAACAGCCGTGGCAGTGGGCTACTTATAAACTCATCACGCGGGATTATTTTTGCAAGCTCAGGTGTCGATTATGCCGAGGCCGCCCGTCAGGCAACGATAACACTCCGAAGTGAAGTTAACAGCTATAGAAAGGGCAAATGA
- a CDS encoding diguanylate cyclase has translation MLYEPSRSFDENVAEGPFDIDPKDYRKPNELPKYTFLGFPINFPFGIAAGSLPTSRHTNAAFRLGYDVVVYKTQRAHEFPCNPYPNVLPLQIDGDLTLEKLSDPLVVADTFAEDVSKLSVTNSFGVPSPDPTVWTADLPKALAGAGKGQLLVMSVVGTIREHFGPSEYYDDFASAAALAKEAGAQVVEINLSCPNVASEGVICYNHDAVTEICKRTKAALGNMPLVIKIGYFTQEQQSTLEEIVRDVDQYVAAISAINTLQGTIVDSNGEQALPGPGRLKSGVCGAGIKWAGLDMVRRLDALRTKEGYDYEIIGVGGVMTPADYAEYRAAGADVVQAVTAPMWNPLLAQEIMSSNKQ, from the coding sequence ATGCTCTATGAACCAAGTAGGTCATTTGATGAAAATGTGGCGGAGGGGCCGTTTGACATCGACCCCAAAGATTACCGCAAGCCGAACGAGCTGCCGAAGTATACATTCTTGGGTTTCCCGATCAATTTTCCGTTTGGGATTGCGGCCGGCTCCCTGCCTACCTCGCGCCATACAAATGCTGCGTTTCGGCTTGGTTACGATGTGGTGGTGTATAAAACCCAACGTGCTCACGAGTTCCCGTGTAACCCCTACCCTAACGTCTTGCCGCTTCAGATTGATGGCGACCTGACACTCGAAAAGCTTTCAGACCCACTGGTCGTAGCAGATACCTTTGCCGAAGACGTTTCGAAACTGAGTGTAACCAATTCATTTGGAGTTCCTTCCCCCGACCCAACCGTTTGGACGGCCGACCTACCAAAAGCTTTGGCTGGTGCGGGCAAAGGTCAATTATTGGTTATGAGTGTGGTTGGAACAATCCGTGAACATTTTGGACCTAGCGAATACTACGATGATTTTGCGAGCGCAGCAGCTCTGGCAAAAGAGGCAGGCGCACAAGTGGTCGAAATCAATCTGTCATGTCCAAATGTGGCGAGTGAGGGCGTGATTTGCTACAACCACGATGCGGTGACGGAAATATGCAAGCGGACAAAAGCCGCTCTAGGTAATATGCCGCTGGTTATAAAAATAGGTTATTTCACCCAGGAGCAGCAAAGTACTCTTGAGGAAATTGTTCGGGACGTTGATCAGTACGTTGCGGCGATTAGCGCAATCAATACATTGCAGGGAACTATTGTTGATAGTAATGGTGAGCAGGCATTACCAGGACCAGGACGACTGAAAAGCGGAGTCTGCGGAGCAGGAATAAAATGGGCGGGACTTGATATGGTACGGCGGCTTGACGCGCTCCGCACGAAAGAAGGCTATGACTACGAAATAATCGGTGTGGGTGGCGTCATGACACCGGCAGATTACGCCGAATATCGAGCAGCTGGTGCTGATGTAGTGCAAGCTGTCACTGCGCCAATGTGGAATCCGCTGCTCGCCCAAGAAATTATGTCGTCTAACAAGCAGTAA
- a CDS encoding zinc metalloprotease HtpX has translation MKSFAKTTLLLGALTGLFLAVGYMLGGRSGAIIALLLATVMNFGMYWFSGSMVLKMQRAVPLDTQAFPHVEKAVRELTQKDNLPMPKLYFVDTPVPNAFATGRSPKHAVVAVTRGITEILNERELRAVLAHELGHVKNYDMLVSTIAAAVGGAIAILAEMAFWGGSLFGGSDDEGNNWAGSLAMLILAPFAAMMIQMAVSRSREFGADEHGANLVGQGSDLASALQKLENFKPNMAGLQPRPNEQATAHLMFTNMFSMQGLSSLFSTHPSTAARIARLQQYR, from the coding sequence ATGAAATCATTTGCAAAAACAACATTACTACTGGGGGCACTGACAGGCCTGTTTCTGGCAGTCGGATACATGCTCGGCGGACGTAGTGGAGCTATTATTGCGCTGCTCCTCGCAACGGTCATGAACTTCGGCATGTACTGGTTCAGCGGCAGTATGGTACTAAAAATGCAACGCGCTGTCCCGCTCGACACCCAAGCTTTTCCGCATGTCGAAAAGGCCGTGCGCGAGCTTACGCAAAAAGACAACCTGCCTATGCCAAAGTTATACTTTGTTGATACACCGGTACCAAATGCCTTTGCCACTGGCCGCAGTCCGAAACACGCCGTTGTAGCCGTAACCCGAGGAATCACCGAAATATTAAACGAACGTGAACTGCGCGCTGTCCTTGCTCACGAACTTGGTCATGTAAAAAACTACGACATGCTGGTTTCTACCATTGCCGCTGCCGTGGGTGGCGCAATAGCTATCTTGGCTGAAATGGCGTTTTGGGGAGGCTCACTTTTTGGGGGTAGCGACGACGAAGGCAACAATTGGGCAGGTAGCCTTGCCATGCTAATACTTGCACCGTTTGCTGCCATGATGATTCAGATGGCGGTCTCGCGCAGCCGCGAGTTTGGCGCTGATGAACACGGCGCTAACCTTGTTGGACAGGGGAGCGACCTAGCAAGTGCCCTACAAAAACTGGAAAATTTCAAACCAAACATGGCCGGTTTACAGCCTCGCCCGAACGAGCAAGCCACAGCACACCTTATGTTTACCAATATGTTCAGCATGCAAGGTCTCTCCAGCCTGTTTTCTACCCACCCAAGCACCGCGGCTCGCATTGCCCGCCTCCAGCAGTATCGCTAA
- a CDS encoding polyprenyl synthetase family protein, whose amino-acid sequence MIDDESYKKCRREVSDYISDWFDKQSSEAAVIHKNYERLMRIAGESMQDGGKYLRPYLVWLGYKYGDKTTSIVPVAAAFELLHYAFLIHDDIIDGDVRRRGKLNITGRYIEVYQSITSQAKRKHFAESVALLAGDICIAGSISMVLDSAFDPGQQQKALRHLLASMYEVGGGELLDVEASMGLEDKAPPETIYRYKTAGYSMVHPLLVGAELAGCSNDIRRTLESFGIELGIAFQLSDDILGVFGDEKLTGKSTLSDLREGKYSYLIAQFERHANPAQRKKFYTHFGQSNLSEREASLLRTILDDCGAKQAAVHAVDEYTERANQLLALLPRGEASQALQELITVLKRRCA is encoded by the coding sequence ATGATAGATGATGAAAGCTACAAAAAGTGCAGACGTGAGGTCTCGGACTATATTAGTGACTGGTTCGACAAACAATCGTCTGAGGCAGCAGTTATACACAAAAACTATGAAAGGCTGATGCGTATAGCTGGCGAAAGTATGCAGGACGGTGGTAAATATCTGCGGCCGTATCTAGTGTGGTTGGGCTATAAGTACGGCGACAAAACCACTTCTATTGTGCCAGTTGCCGCTGCTTTTGAGCTACTGCATTACGCGTTCCTTATTCATGATGACATTATTGATGGAGATGTTCGCCGCCGCGGAAAACTAAACATTACTGGTAGGTATATAGAAGTTTACCAATCAATAACGTCTCAAGCGAAGCGAAAACACTTTGCTGAGAGCGTGGCCCTGCTGGCAGGAGATATTTGTATAGCCGGCTCTATCTCGATGGTACTTGACAGCGCGTTTGATCCCGGACAGCAGCAAAAAGCACTTCGGCATCTTCTAGCAAGTATGTATGAGGTGGGCGGTGGTGAACTACTCGATGTGGAGGCTTCGATGGGTTTGGAAGATAAAGCCCCGCCTGAAACAATCTACCGTTATAAGACGGCGGGATATTCCATGGTTCATCCGTTACTGGTCGGTGCCGAGTTGGCCGGTTGCTCAAACGATATACGCCGTACGCTTGAATCATTTGGTATAGAGCTGGGCATTGCATTTCAACTCTCAGACGATATTCTCGGTGTTTTTGGTGACGAAAAGCTTACTGGTAAATCAACGCTGAGCGACCTACGTGAGGGCAAATACAGCTACCTTATTGCCCAGTTTGAGAGGCATGCGAACCCAGCTCAGCGCAAGAAATTTTATACCCATTTTGGGCAAAGCAACCTGTCTGAACGAGAGGCTAGCCTACTGCGCACTATCTTAGATGATTGCGGAGCGAAACAGGCAGCTGTTCATGCTGTCGATGAATATACTGAGCGAGCAAACCAGTTACTTGCCTTGTTGCCGCGCGGCGAAGCGAGCCAAGCGCTACAAGAACTGATTACAGTTCTCAAAAGGCGATGTGCTTAA
- a CDS encoding adenylosuccinate synthase produces the protein MKIIGVFGQQRGDEGKGRVVDMLAESCDIVARFNGGSNAGHTVVLPDGRELALHIVPSGIAHNDAVNVIGGGTIVDPASFCEEVAQIEKLGIAVTPANLKVSSSAHLVLPHYKQLEEIREIGRSAQGTTKAGIADTYAAKAQRAGVRVERVLGNHESLLRVVREGLEALQIERKNHDLPTVDIDNEVKLYAEAILKLQPFVTDTSVYVNERLQAGACLLAEGAQAFLLDIDHGMYPFVTSSSTTAGGVATGLGIAPNTLDRSIGIVKAVQSHVGGGPFVTEIHDEKLLSVLHGDMSTIDAEKGTTTGRVRRLGYLDITGIRRANMINGTTELAITKLDWVPRYGSKIKVCKAYKYRGETLSMAPDSAWALEKCEPVYEELSAWDEDITEVRNFSDLPEAAQKYVKAIEKWTGLPVTYIGVGPRRDQVIIR, from the coding sequence GTGAAAATAATCGGTGTATTTGGGCAGCAGCGCGGCGACGAGGGCAAGGGCCGAGTTGTTGATATGCTTGCCGAGTCATGTGACATAGTTGCTCGCTTTAACGGTGGCAGCAATGCCGGGCATACGGTAGTTTTGCCCGATGGCCGTGAGCTTGCGCTACATATCGTGCCCTCGGGCATTGCACATAACGACGCAGTCAACGTCATTGGCGGTGGTACTATTGTCGATCCCGCTAGTTTTTGTGAAGAAGTTGCCCAGATTGAAAAACTAGGCATTGCCGTAACGCCTGCAAATCTAAAAGTCAGCTCATCTGCCCACCTTGTGCTGCCCCATTACAAACAGCTGGAAGAAATTCGCGAAATTGGTCGCTCTGCTCAGGGAACTACTAAAGCCGGCATTGCCGATACCTACGCTGCAAAGGCGCAGCGGGCTGGTGTACGGGTCGAGCGAGTGCTTGGTAATCACGAGTCGCTTCTGCGCGTGGTGCGGGAAGGACTAGAGGCTTTGCAAATCGAACGAAAAAACCACGATTTACCCACTGTAGATATTGATAATGAAGTTAAATTGTACGCCGAAGCCATACTCAAGTTACAGCCTTTCGTGACCGATACATCGGTATACGTGAACGAACGTCTCCAGGCGGGGGCTTGTTTGTTGGCGGAAGGAGCGCAAGCGTTTTTACTAGACATTGACCACGGCATGTACCCGTTTGTGACGTCGTCGTCGACAACTGCCGGAGGGGTGGCCACTGGTCTTGGGATAGCGCCCAACACATTAGACCGCTCAATCGGTATCGTAAAAGCGGTGCAATCACATGTTGGTGGTGGACCGTTTGTGACAGAAATTCATGACGAAAAACTGCTCAGTGTTTTGCACGGCGATATGTCGACTATTGATGCAGAAAAAGGTACGACGACCGGTCGTGTACGGCGACTAGGGTACCTTGACATTACTGGCATACGCCGGGCAAATATGATAAACGGCACGACTGAACTTGCTATCACAAAGCTTGACTGGGTACCGCGCTACGGCAGTAAAATCAAAGTCTGCAAGGCGTACAAGTACCGCGGAGAAACACTTTCAATGGCGCCTGATTCAGCTTGGGCTCTCGAGAAATGCGAGCCAGTGTACGAAGAACTTTCTGCTTGGGATGAAGATATTACAGAAGTGAGAAACTTTTCAGACCTGCCCGAGGCTGCACAAAAGTATGTTAAAGCCATCGAAAAATGGACAGGTCTCCCTGTTACTTATATTGGTGTTGGCCCCCGACGCGACCAGGTCATCATCCGCTAG
- a CDS encoding aminotransferase class IV yields the protein MSFQFFSHNGAVLPLEKAVVPLASIEYSYGFGVYETIRVSDGKPRFIKDHCQRLQTSADTIGLEHNYKPSQIEAFVTDIVKANEVETCNVKVLLIGSKAATDADIYILCLAPYFVDRKLYKTGCHCTTYEYERMYPHAKTLNMLPSYLAYRDAVRAEAHDALLINRRGEITEGTRSNFFVMRDTTIFSPPESDILLGVTRDHVLKLARAQGFDIVHQPIPLDSLASYDTAFLTSTSAKILPIHSVDAHCFNATTPSLANLIHAFNKTY from the coding sequence ATGAGTTTTCAGTTTTTTTCGCACAACGGGGCAGTGTTGCCACTTGAGAAAGCTGTTGTGCCACTTGCCAGCATTGAATACAGCTATGGTTTTGGCGTGTATGAAACCATACGTGTTTCGGATGGTAAACCACGGTTTATTAAGGATCACTGCCAGCGCCTGCAAACCTCGGCTGACACCATCGGGCTAGAACACAATTATAAACCAAGTCAAATTGAAGCCTTCGTAACAGATATAGTCAAGGCAAATGAAGTTGAAACGTGTAATGTAAAGGTACTACTAATTGGCAGTAAGGCAGCGACTGATGCCGATATATACATCTTGTGTCTCGCGCCATATTTTGTCGACCGCAAACTGTATAAAACGGGCTGTCATTGCACGACATATGAGTACGAGCGCATGTACCCCCACGCTAAAACACTCAACATGCTACCAAGCTACCTCGCCTACCGAGATGCCGTGAGAGCTGAGGCGCATGATGCGCTGCTCATTAATCGCCGGGGCGAAATCACCGAAGGCACTCGCAGCAACTTTTTCGTCATGCGAGACACCACTATCTTTTCGCCCCCCGAGTCAGACATTCTCCTCGGTGTCACCCGTGACCATGTCCTGAAACTCGCGCGCGCCCAGGGCTTCGACATTGTCCATCAGCCCATTCCGCTCGACTCACTAGCAAGCTACGACACAGCTTTCCTAACCAGTACCAGCGCAAAAATCCTCCCGATTCATTCCGTCGATGCTCATTGCTTCAACGCCACCACACCAAGCCTAGCCAACCTCATCCACGCCTTCAACAAGACCTACTAA
- a CDS encoding DEAD/DEAH box helicase, which produces MPVSSRRGFAYKSSRSPYAKPKPQRRARGAGQYINPARFVQVAAPVTADSYEAKHVFADFAFDKRLHANIATKGYVAPTPIQDQTIALGLAGKDVIGIASTGTGKTAAFALPILHRLMADQNSKALIVAPTRELAQQIEAECRDMGKGGGFSGALLLGGMAYGPQLRDLRAGPRLVIGTPGRIKDHIDQNTLKLDGFNLVVLDEVDRMLDMGFVNDVRLLLSQLAVKRQSFYFSATMDTRVTNLIHTFSPDAEMVTVRASTTSENVHQDVMQFSGKTDKQEKLHDILLQPDTEKAIIFEGTQRSVERLENDLTARGFHVASIHGGKSQSQRARALKSFKDNTVKILVATDVAARGLDVIDITHVINYTQPQTYDDYIHRIGRAGRAGRIGYAYTFVEK; this is translated from the coding sequence ATGCCAGTATCATCACGACGCGGCTTTGCCTATAAAAGCAGCCGTTCCCCCTATGCAAAACCAAAGCCTCAGCGCCGCGCACGCGGAGCAGGCCAGTACATTAACCCTGCACGCTTCGTTCAGGTTGCAGCTCCAGTTACGGCCGATTCATACGAAGCTAAACATGTTTTTGCGGACTTCGCATTTGACAAGCGCCTCCATGCCAACATCGCCACCAAGGGCTATGTGGCTCCTACGCCCATTCAAGATCAAACGATCGCACTCGGCCTAGCCGGCAAAGACGTAATTGGTATTGCCAGCACAGGCACTGGTAAAACCGCCGCTTTTGCGCTGCCTATCTTGCACCGTCTCATGGCCGACCAAAACAGTAAAGCACTGATTGTTGCACCGACACGAGAACTTGCTCAACAAATTGAAGCCGAATGCCGAGACATGGGTAAGGGCGGTGGCTTCAGCGGCGCTCTGTTGCTCGGTGGCATGGCTTATGGGCCACAGCTCCGCGATCTTCGCGCGGGCCCACGACTCGTTATTGGTACTCCAGGACGAATCAAAGACCACATTGACCAAAATACGCTTAAACTCGATGGGTTTAATCTAGTAGTACTCGATGAAGTTGATCGCATGCTCGATATGGGTTTTGTAAATGATGTTCGATTGCTGCTCAGCCAGCTTGCAGTCAAACGCCAGTCATTCTACTTTTCCGCCACTATGGACACGCGGGTAACTAACCTTATTCACACTTTTTCACCAGACGCCGAAATGGTTACCGTTAGAGCCAGCACGACAAGTGAAAACGTGCACCAAGACGTTATGCAATTTAGCGGCAAAACTGACAAGCAAGAAAAACTACACGATATCCTTCTTCAGCCAGACACCGAAAAAGCCATCATTTTTGAGGGAACCCAACGCAGCGTCGAACGGCTCGAAAACGATCTTACGGCGCGTGGCTTCCATGTTGCGAGTATCCACGGTGGCAAAAGCCAAAGCCAGCGCGCCCGCGCACTCAAAAGTTTTAAAGATAATACCGTAAAAATATTGGTTGCAACCGATGTCGCTGCCCGTGGTCTTGACGTAATCGACATAACCCACGTCATAAACTACACACAACCACAAACCTACGATGACTACATTCACCGCATTGGCCGTGCCGGCCGAGCTGGTCGCATCGGTTACGCATACACATTCGTCGAAAAATAA
- a CDS encoding DUF1801 domain-containing protein has protein sequence MAENKTKPTVVNPASFLAGVSNATRREDGAKLLDIMQEITGQDPVMWGPSMIGFGSYHYKGRSSEGDWLRVGFSPRSSALVLYGLVFYDENEPNNHLLSTLGKYTRGKGCLYVKSLADVDELVLRKMIKNAYFHEATNET, from the coding sequence ATGGCAGAAAATAAAACAAAGCCCACTGTCGTTAATCCGGCGTCTTTCTTGGCTGGCGTGTCGAATGCGACTCGGCGGGAAGACGGAGCTAAGTTGCTGGACATAATGCAGGAAATAACCGGCCAAGATCCTGTCATGTGGGGGCCGAGCATGATTGGTTTTGGCTCGTACCATTACAAGGGTAGGTCAAGTGAAGGCGACTGGCTTCGCGTTGGGTTTTCGCCCCGCTCCTCTGCACTCGTGTTGTACGGCCTAGTCTTTTACGATGAAAATGAACCAAATAATCACCTGCTGAGTACGCTCGGGAAATACACGCGTGGCAAGGGTTGTCTTTATGTGAAATCGCTGGCAGATGTAGACGAGCTGGTGTTGCGCAAAATGATAAAAAACGCCTATTTTCATGAGGCGACGAACGAAACATGA
- a CDS encoding DUF1801 domain-containing protein, whose amino-acid sequence MTVEAYIDQFPAAVKERLLAMREIVHTRVPEAEESFSYGMPAYMLYGKPLVYFAGYDKHIGLYATPTGHAAFKKELAPYKQGKGSVQFPLDQPLPLNLVEKIVLFRAAEVTASVN is encoded by the coding sequence ATGACAGTTGAGGCGTACATTGACCAGTTCCCTGCTGCTGTAAAAGAGCGGCTTCTTGCCATGCGTGAAATTGTACACACACGCGTACCGGAAGCGGAAGAATCTTTTTCCTACGGCATGCCTGCTTACATGCTATACGGTAAACCACTTGTGTACTTTGCTGGCTACGACAAACACATTGGGCTGTATGCAACCCCCACTGGCCATGCGGCTTTCAAAAAAGAGCTTGCTCCCTACAAACAAGGTAAAGGTTCGGTTCAGTTTCCTCTTGACCAACCGCTGCCGCTAAACTTGGTTGAAAAAATTGTTCTCTTCCGTGCTGCCGAGGTCACGGCGAGCGTTAATTAA
- a CDS encoding YdeI/OmpD-associated family protein → MKKQTLASGTVHIMPSDLRTMLEADSGLVAAWQSITPLARNEFICWIVEAKKPETRARRILVAKDKLSRGERRPCCWIGCIHRTDKPLSPSVKGIMEKRSHSRG, encoded by the coding sequence ATGAAGAAGCAAACACTAGCTAGCGGGACAGTTCACATTATGCCGTCCGATCTTCGCACAATGCTTGAGGCAGACAGCGGTTTGGTGGCAGCTTGGCAAAGCATTACACCGTTAGCTCGAAATGAGTTTATTTGCTGGATAGTAGAAGCGAAAAAACCTGAAACTCGTGCCCGGCGCATCCTCGTTGCCAAAGACAAACTGTCCCGCGGCGAACGTCGCCCCTGCTGTTGGATTGGGTGTATTCATCGCACGGACAAACCACTGAGCCCATCGGTTAAAGGTATTATGGAAAAACGCTCTCATTCACGTGGCTAA
- a CDS encoding YitT family protein, producing MLGSIVTAVGLQFFLLPNHLLDGGVTGLSIITAKLTGLPLGLFLLILNIPFVMLGYRKFGKVFAVYSTIGITTLALLTFFHVDTGATDVPMLAAIFGGLIVGLGVGLVIRHGGIIDGADTIAVLVDKVTVFTVGEAIMVINGTIITLAGFVYGWEQAMYSLIAYFIAHKAIDVVVEGLNEDRCMWIVSMHVREIGGAINQMIREPVTYIKEAKPGDNNEPHGIMLAVITRFEEQRLKEAIRRIDKHAYVVITSAHEVVDRVSEGSLYRQAS from the coding sequence ATATTAGGGAGCATTGTCACTGCAGTCGGCCTGCAGTTTTTCTTATTACCAAACCATTTACTGGACGGGGGAGTGACCGGACTCTCTATTATCACTGCGAAACTAACTGGTCTGCCACTCGGTCTATTTTTGCTTATTCTAAACATACCGTTCGTCATGCTTGGTTACCGCAAATTCGGAAAAGTCTTTGCCGTGTATTCTACAATCGGCATCACAACACTCGCACTTTTGACATTTTTCCATGTCGATACTGGGGCAACGGATGTCCCAATGCTTGCAGCGATTTTTGGTGGCTTAATAGTCGGATTAGGAGTGGGGCTGGTAATACGTCATGGTGGCATAATTGACGGTGCGGATACCATTGCCGTCTTGGTCGACAAAGTGACTGTATTTACCGTTGGCGAGGCAATCATGGTCATTAACGGTACCATTATTACGCTGGCAGGGTTCGTTTATGGCTGGGAACAGGCAATGTATTCACTAATCGCCTACTTTATCGCCCATAAAGCAATCGACGTTGTCGTAGAAGGACTTAACGAAGATCGCTGTATGTGGATTGTTAGTATGCACGTCCGCGAGATTGGTGGGGCTATCAACCAAATGATCCGTGAGCCTGTAACGTACATTAAAGAAGCAAAGCCAGGTGACAATAATGAGCCTCACGGTATTATGCTCGCTGTCATCACACGGTTCGAAGAACAACGGCTCAAAGAAGCTATTCGCCGCATAGACAAGCACGCCTACGTCGTAATCACCAGTGCCCATGAGGTTGTGGATAGGGTATCGGAAGGCTCACTCTACAGACAAGCGTCGTAG
- a CDS encoding GNAT family N-acetyltransferase, which translates to MDNIEIRQPDMSELTQVQQLRHVVLDTARLIKTDHQLTAKDFAEETIHMAAFDCGEVVGTVRLDLVGTEPNIYEVRKMVVVPTTRGKGVVRLMLSAALTKAQSRGATGFTLDARREAIPFFKKLGFELTGKRIVHADGVPNYAMERTAAIISS; encoded by the coding sequence ATGGATAACATCGAAATACGCCAGCCAGACATGAGCGAGTTAACACAAGTGCAGCAACTACGGCACGTTGTGCTTGATACGGCACGACTTATCAAGACCGACCACCAGCTGACTGCAAAAGACTTTGCAGAAGAGACTATTCATATGGCAGCATTTGACTGTGGAGAAGTTGTCGGCACGGTGCGGCTTGACCTGGTCGGAACTGAACCTAATATTTATGAGGTGCGCAAGATGGTAGTAGTTCCCACAACCAGGGGTAAGGGCGTGGTCAGACTAATGCTGAGCGCAGCGCTAACCAAAGCGCAGTCTCGTGGCGCTACTGGTTTTACGCTTGATGCTCGCCGTGAAGCAATACCGTTTTTTAAAAAACTTGGCTTTGAGCTAACAGGCAAACGTATCGTACATGCCGACGGCGTGCCCAACTATGCTATGGAGCGAACGGCAGCCATCATCAGTTCTTAG